AACGCATCGCCCATGAAGCGACGTCTCTCCTGATCGAACGCGGGCGCGCCCGCATCGCGCTGCAATTGCTGATCCGCGAAGATCAATACAGCGCCATGCGGTTTGAGGGCTATCGCAAGGCGATCGAAGATCACGCGTTGATTGTCGACCCCGCGCTGATAGGGCAGGAAGATTTTACCATGGAGGCAAGCGAGCGGTGGATCGAGCGGCTGCTCGACAGCGCCGATCCGCCGACTGGGCTCGTCTGCGCCAACGAATTGGGGTTACTGGGGGCGCTCAGCGCCTTGCGCAAGCGCGGGCTCGCGCCTGGCCAAGACTTCAGCATCGCGACCCGCGACAATACCCGGATTGCCCGTTATCTTTCTACGCCGCTCGTGACGCACTCGGTGGACATGGTCAGCGTCGGCCGCGCCCTGATCGAAGGGCTCGTGCGCCAGATCGAGTATCCGGATGCTCCGCTGGCGCAGGAAGTATTCGCCGGCGAAATGTCCATAATCGGAGACGAAGGATAACTGAGTGTGGGTTCGATTCCGCTCAACCAAATTCGGTTTCGCAGGCTCAATTGGACCCCGCTCAGCTTTCCGATATGACTGGGCTAGGGGTTCCACTCCTATCATGCCAATGTGGGATGGAAATAATCAGATGATTGAAATGAAGGGATGCCCACATGTGGCAAAGTCGGTGGGGGAGGGCTCGCGGCCAACCGCGAGAAAGGCATTCGATAGCGTGCTTGTGCATTCTTGCAGCGCTTGAATCGCTAGCCCAGCGTGTGGCTTGCCAAGCCATAAATTTTCGTGGACGCGCCCTGCGCAACTGCGGGCCTCTTGCGGCCGAGCGACATTGAAGTCACGGTGTCGAAGACGGAGAGGCCGCAATCGTCAAGAAAGCGGAAAAATGGTCCCTTTTTTTCGCGGGTGTCGAGTCGCAGGAAGGCCCCCTTGTGCTCGATGATGTGCCCTCGAATGACGGCAATTGCATCGTCGTCCGTTTCGGCAACGACCGGCCCGATCACATGGCCTCGACCGAATGGCCGGCAAAGCGAGAAGGCTGCAATCCGTCCATCGCGTAGGAGCGCGATGGATCGAGACTGCGAAAGCAATTTTTCCAGGAGAGGTCTGCGGTTGGCGCCGAATGCGATTTCATCGAGATCCGCAATTGTGTCGAGTTCTTCGGGACCGATCGGACGCAGGACGATATCAGACGCAGACAGGAAGGCCGGCGGGTCCTGCGCTTCGCCCTGACATTGATAAACAATCGCTTCCGGCTTGAAATTCATCGACAAATAGAGGCGGCGAGCGGCATGCGTTGCATT
Above is a window of Rhizobium sp. TH2 DNA encoding:
- a CDS encoding LacI family DNA-binding transcriptional regulator, whose amino-acid sequence is MTAKARPNLRRLADELGLSVTTVSRALKDGPEVHPDTISRVKVAAEAAGYVPNLHGRALRTGSTRNLTAILPMETRDYLSDIIKLPLMEGMTMAARQLGYTLTIFSTTPEESPQESLDQVLRSGAADGVVITRMLAEDPRIPYLLERGVPFIAFGRSNLDRDYAYVDIDNERIAHEATSLLIERGRARIALQLLIREDQYSAMRFEGYRKAIEDHALIVDPALIGQEDFTMEASERWIERLLDSADPPTGLVCANELGLLGALSALRKRGLAPGQDFSIATRDNTRIARYLSTPLVTHSVDMVSVGRALIEGLVRQIEYPDAPLAQEVFAGEMSIIGDEG
- a CDS encoding GNAT family N-acetyltransferase is translated as MRCSCPKTASRGLRLSESASDSLQVSSFRLRLADIADVDLKHLHTLSIGVGWPHRAEDWQFLREVGKGVVAIDDIGRVLGSAMWFAYDTDFATVGMVITSPRLQAKGAGQWLMGHVRSRLDDRDLGLNATHAARRLYLSMNFKPEAIVYQCQGEAQDPPAFLSASDIVLRPIGPEELDTIADLDEIAFGANRRPLLEKLLSQSRSIALLRDGRIAAFSLCRPFGRGHVIGPVVAETDDDAIAVIRGHIIEHKGAFLRLDTREKKGPFFRFLDDCGLSVFDTVTSMSLGRKRPAVAQGASTKIYGLASHTLG